One segment of Glandiceps talaboti chromosome 21, keGlaTala1.1, whole genome shotgun sequence DNA contains the following:
- the LOC144451767 gene encoding arylalkylamine N-acetyltransferase 1-like — MAFIGELDKFLQEDEDFTKNPDAMVCSSAKLGVDKTYRGRGIATKLIQLRTQLAREKGCKFIVAQASAPGSQKLYSNLGFEEAGEIKFCDFEYKGERVFGAITACLSSKLFVLKL; from the coding sequence ATGGCATTTATCGGGGAGCTTGACAAATTTCTACAAGAAGACGAAGATTTTACAAAGAACCCGGATGCTATGGTGTGTAGTTCTGCAAAATTAGGAGTGGATAAGACATACCGGGGTAGAGGTATTGCCACAAAGTTGATCCAGCTCAGAACACAACTCGCAAGAGAGAAAGGTTGCAAGTTTATAGTTGCCCAAGCCTCAGCTCCAGGGAGTCAAAAATTGTACAGTAACCTCGGCTTCGAGGAAGctggtgaaataaagttttgTGATTTTGAGTATAAAGGAGAAAGAGTATTTGGTGCCATAACGGCATGCCTGTCATccaaattatttgttttaaaattgtga
- the LOC144451768 gene encoding arylalkylamine N-acetyltransferase 1-like, which yields MATEIDLAKDGDISYRLFSEDLLEEGAVLLSHAFVNGEPIVSCIKPPFEAELAINRSICHAVINDGISLVAIDNSCGKVVGVTTAGLATTGEILKNAQKDDDVLPEFAPPSIHPCYYSLVVFVRRLDRILVEDSNFVNNTDAKVCRSIRLGVDLNYRGRGIASKLIKLRTQVAREKGCKFIVAQVSSLGSQKLYSNLGFEEIGEIKYKDFEYKGEKVYSSITMCPSTKVVILRL from the coding sequence ATGGCGACCGAAATCGATCTGGCCAAAGATGGTGATATCAGTTACAGGCTATTTTCTGAAGATCTGTTggaagagggcgctgttctgTTAAGTCACGCATTCGTCAACGGCGAGCCGATTGTCAGTTGTATCAAGCCACCATTCGAAGCTGAACTAGCCATAAATAGGAGTATATGTCACGCCGTGATAAACGATGGCATATCATTGGTTGCCATTGACAACAGTTGTGGGAAGGTCGTTGGTGTAACAACAGCTGGTTTAGCCACAACTGGTGAGATACTCAAAAATGCACAGAAAGATGATGACGTACTGCCAGAGTTCGCCCCACCATCGATCCACCCGTGTTACTACAGTCTAGTTGTGTTCGTAAGAAGGCTTGACAGAATTCTTGTAGAGGATTCCAATTTCGTTAACAATACAGATGCCAAGGTGTGTAGGTCCATAAGATTGGGAGTCGATCTGAACTACCGGGGTAGAGGTATCGCCTCAAAGTTGATCAAGCTCAGAACACAAGTCGCCAGAGAAAAAGGTTGCAAGTTTATTGTTGCCCAAGTTTCGTCCCTAGGAAGTCAAAAGTTGTACAGCAATCTCGGTTTCGAGGAAATTGGTGAAATAAAGTATAAAGACTTCGAGTACAAAGGAGAGAAAGTCTACAGCTCTATTACGATGTGTCCGTCAACCAAAGTGGTCATTTTAAGACTATAG
- the LOC144451769 gene encoding arylalkylamine N-acetyltransferase 1-like encodes MATEIDIAKDGDISYRLLSKDRLEEGAILLSHAFLNGEPIVSCIKQPYEAELASNKSVCHAVVDDGVSLVAIDNSCGKVVGITTAGLATAGEILKEARGDEDVMPVMAPPATLPYYKPIVAIIKELDQILMDDSDFVNNPDAKVCSSAKLGVDVNYRGRGIASKLIELRTQIAREKDCKFIIAQASAPGSQKLYSKLGFEEVGEIKYKDFEYKGEKVYSSVTMCPSAKMVILKL; translated from the coding sequence ATGGCGACTGAAATTGACATAGCAAAAGATGGCGATATCAGTTACAGGCTATTGTCTAAAGATCGGTTGGAAGAGGGCGCTATTCTGTTAAGTCACGCATTCCTCAACGGCGAGCCGATCGTCAGTTGTATCAAGCAACCATATGAAGCTGAATTGGCCTCCAACAAGAGTGTCTGCCACGCAGTCGTAGACGACGGTGTATCTCTGGTTGCTATTGACAACAGCTGTGGGAAGGTCGTTGGCATAACGACAGCTGGTTTGGCCACAGCTGGTGAGATTCTCAAAGAGGCACGTGGAGATGAAGACGTGATGCCAGTTATGGCCCCACCGGCGACGCTCCCATATTACAAACCTATAGTTGCGATCATAAAAGAGCTAGACCAAATCCTCATGGATGATTCGGACTTCGTAAACAATCCAGATGCCAAGGTGTGTAGTTCCGCAAAGTTGGGAGTCGATGTGAACTACCGGGGAAGAGGTATCGCCTCAAAACTAATCGAGCTCAGGACACAAATCGCAAGAGAGAAAGATTGCAAGTTTATAATTGCCCAAGCTTCAGCACCAGGAAGTCAAAAGTTATACAGTAAACTTGGTTTCGAAGAAGTTGGCGAAATAAAGTATAAAGACTTCGAGTACAAAGGAGAAAAGGTCTACAGCTCCGTTACGATGTGCCCGTCGGCCAAAAtggtaattttaaaattataa